GTATTTGGCAGATTCTTTGCTCTGGAGCAAAGCCTCCTCTACCGTCCCCATCAAAAGTTTGGCAAGAGACACAGGAATATATCTGGCATCCATTTTTTGATCGTGATGCTTTTGATGTTAGTGCCAAAGATAAGGTTGATAGTCCTGCCCGTAAGGAACTCAAGGAAAAGCTAACTATTGAGAAGGGCTTGGGTATCAAAACTATGGTTAGCCTGCGTCGTGTGGCAATCGGCTATACTGCTTCCGCTATTGTTGGTATTTCCCTCGGTATTGCGATCGGGACAAATGTCTTTTTATATCGAGCCTTCGACCCGATTTTTCAGGTTCTACGGACAATTCCTCCCCTCGCATGGCTACCGATCGCCATGTCAGCTTTCCAAGGTGTCAATGAATCCCTGAAATCAGTTGGTCTAGACGTTACCGAAGCCGCCGCTCTATTCGTAATTTTTGTCACTTCGATCTGGCCGATCTTGATGAATACTGCCGTTGGCGTGCAGCAAGTTCCCCAAGATTATCGCAACGTGTCGCGGGTACTACGCCTTAGTAAGATCGATTATTTCATCACCATTCTCATGCCATCAGCAGCTCCTTACATCTTTACAGGTTTACGTATTGCCGTCGGTCTATCTTGGCTAGCGATCGTAGCTGCCGAAATGTTGACAGGTGGTGTAGGGATTGGCTTCTTTATTTGGGATAGCTACAATAGTCAAAAAAGTAGTGAATTGATTCTTGCGCTGTTTTACATTGGACTAGTGGGCTTTTTCCTAGACAAATTGATCTATTACATTAGTAAGTTTACTGTTCAGTCTGATTCGTAAAATTCATCCTATCCAACAAGGGGCTGAAGCCCCTTGTCTGTATAACATTCAATTAAACCTCGCTATAGCAATATGCAGACATTAGATCTTACTGATAACAACCAGAAAAAAAATCAAGACCCTTTTTTAGTAATAGATGGAGTTTCCAAAGTTTACCAAACTGCTAGAGGTCCCTATACCGTTCTTGAAAACGTTAACTTAA
This window of the Pseudanabaena sp. BC1403 genome carries:
- the ntrB gene encoding nitrate ABC transporter permease, with protein sequence MAAGSLSSKFTPSKIGEWFQQQARYIIPPVLALIFLLGIWQILCSGAKPPLPSPSKVWQETQEYIWHPFFDRDAFDVSAKDKVDSPARKELKEKLTIEKGLGIKTMVSLRRVAIGYTASAIVGISLGIAIGTNVFLYRAFDPIFQVLRTIPPLAWLPIAMSAFQGVNESLKSVGLDVTEAAALFVIFVTSIWPILMNTAVGVQQVPQDYRNVSRVLRLSKIDYFITILMPSAAPYIFTGLRIAVGLSWLAIVAAEMLTGGVGIGFFIWDSYNSQKSSELILALFYIGLVGFFLDKLIYYISKFTVQSDS